From Acidobacteriota bacterium, a single genomic window includes:
- a CDS encoding peroxiredoxin, whose protein sequence is MKVGDKAPDFILTDLNGEKWSLHDQSGKTVVLLFYPGDDTPVCTAQLCSVRDNWSHYQETGAEVVGISTDSVGSHKTFADKYNLTLKLLSDDKGDVVRDYEMKSWLPGKSARGVVVIDKQGNIAYHKVESLSLFRPKDEDVLEAIRKAG, encoded by the coding sequence ATGAAAGTTGGAGACAAAGCACCTGATTTTATCCTGACGGACCTCAACGGCGAGAAGTGGAGTCTGCACGATCAATCCGGCAAAACCGTCGTACTGCTCTTCTATCCGGGAGATGACACGCCCGTTTGCACGGCTCAATTGTGCTCGGTGCGCGACAATTGGTCGCATTATCAGGAGACCGGTGCCGAGGTCGTCGGGATCTCGACCGACTCTGTGGGTTCGCATAAAACGTTCGCCGACAAGTATAATCTGACGTTGAAGCTTTTGTCGGACGACAAAGGCGACGTTGTCCGCGATTACGAAATGAAATCGTGGCTTCCGGGAAAGTCGGCGCGCGGCGTTGTCGTGATCGATAAACAGGGCAATATCGCATACCACAAGGTCGAAAGCCTGAGTCTGTTCAGGCCCAAGGACGAAGACGTGTTGGAAGCGATAAGGAAAGCGGGTTAG
- a CDS encoding radical SAM protein produces MERQPEPRFLKLWRSGELEKRVERLEKLLERCIVCPKDCGNNRLNDEIAACYSGRLPIVSSYTAHFGEEPVLSGTRGAGNIFFGNCNLRCVYCQNYQISQTWKEQKRNEVTHERLARMMLELQDRGCHNIGFVSPTHFAPQMARAVLIAAENGLRLPIVYNTNAYDSVEVLRLLEDVVDIYLPDLKYADSDAGFQFSKVRDYAAHARGAIAEMFRQTGADLDYGDDGLLKRGLVIRLLVLPNDIAGIEENLRWIRDELSPSVAISLMAQYYATNKAATDERYILLSRRISEGEWLSAVSLLDELGVEEGFMQEYESASHYYRPDFTDKDEPFKDIRDFGAD; encoded by the coding sequence ATGGAACGACAACCGGAGCCGCGGTTTCTGAAATTGTGGCGAAGCGGCGAACTCGAAAAAAGAGTTGAGCGTCTCGAAAAACTTCTCGAACGCTGCATCGTTTGCCCGAAAGACTGCGGAAACAATCGTCTGAACGACGAGATAGCCGCTTGTTATTCGGGCAGGCTGCCGATTGTTTCGAGCTACACCGCGCATTTCGGCGAGGAACCCGTCCTGTCCGGCACGCGCGGCGCGGGCAACATCTTTTTCGGGAACTGCAACCTTCGCTGCGTTTACTGCCAAAACTATCAGATCTCTCAAACCTGGAAGGAGCAAAAGCGGAACGAGGTGACGCATGAGCGTCTTGCCCGAATGATGCTCGAGCTTCAGGATCGCGGCTGCCACAACATCGGGTTCGTCTCCCCGACCCATTTTGCGCCGCAAATGGCGCGGGCGGTCCTGATCGCAGCCGAGAACGGTCTTCGGCTGCCGATCGTTTACAACACGAATGCTTACGATTCGGTCGAAGTTCTAAGATTGCTTGAGGACGTCGTCGACATCTATCTGCCGGATCTGAAATACGCCGATTCGGACGCGGGATTTCAGTTTTCGAAAGTCCGCGATTACGCGGCGCATGCACGTGGGGCAATCGCCGAGATGTTTCGGCAGACGGGCGCCGATCTTGATTACGGCGACGACGGATTGCTGAAACGCGGGCTTGTGATAAGGCTCCTGGTGCTCCCGAACGACATCGCCGGGATCGAGGAAAACCTTCGCTGGATCCGCGATGAGTTGTCGCCGAGCGTCGCGATTTCGCTGATGGCGCAGTATTACGCGACCAACAAGGCGGCGACCGACGAACGATACATTCTGCTTTCGCGACGGATCTCCGAAGGCGAATGGCTCTCGGCCGTTTCGTTGCTCGACGAACTGGGTGTCGAGGAGGGCTTTATGCAGGAATACGAGTCGGCGAGCCATTATTACCGGCCCGATTTCACGGACAAGGACGAGCCGTTCAAGGATATTCGGGATTTTGGCGCTGATTGA
- a CDS encoding Fe(2+)-trafficking protein, whose product MGIFSNDSFKCMRCGRKGEQMQFAPLPNELGARVYNEICQSCWKEWLQKQNQLINHFGIDVSSPDSHDFLFDNLKIFLFNEGVELAQIDTSKEGQVNW is encoded by the coding sequence ATGGGTATTTTTTCAAACGACAGTTTCAAATGTATGCGGTGCGGCCGCAAAGGCGAGCAGATGCAGTTTGCGCCATTGCCGAACGAACTCGGCGCTCGGGTTTATAACGAGATTTGCCAATCGTGCTGGAAGGAATGGCTGCAGAAGCAGAACCAACTGATCAATCATTTCGGGATCGATGTTTCGAGCCCGGACTCGCACGATTTTCTGTTCGATAATCTGAAGATATTCCTCTTCAACGAAGGCGTCGAACTCGCGCAGATCGACACTTCGAAAGAAGGTCAGGTGAACTGGTGA
- a CDS encoding cyclase family protein, with the protein MKITFAGNEFDASDPISIAIPMEFAGGQPNAFGVDRATSQACESGPLVGDTRRGGSCNFEKVTMIPHCNGTHTECVGHVTSERIAVIDCLRDVFSIAALISIAAEPAGDTGEKYVVPIAADDLLITERALRAALAAISSQLSTISNVGSMIIRTLPNPASKKTTTYLETVPPYFTTEAMEFIAASGFRHLLVDLPSIDRIYDDGKLANHRIFWNIEPGSFDANEKTRVGNTVTELIFVPDDIADGVYLLNLQIAPFAADAAPSRPVLFRNL; encoded by the coding sequence ATGAAGATCACATTTGCAGGCAACGAGTTCGACGCTTCGGATCCGATCTCGATCGCGATCCCGATGGAGTTCGCCGGCGGGCAACCGAATGCGTTCGGCGTCGATCGGGCCACCTCGCAAGCGTGCGAATCGGGTCCTCTCGTCGGCGACACGCGCCGCGGCGGAAGCTGTAATTTTGAAAAAGTTACGATGATTCCGCACTGCAACGGCACGCACACCGAATGCGTCGGGCACGTTACGAGTGAGAGGATCGCCGTTATCGACTGCCTTCGCGACGTCTTTTCGATCGCGGCGCTGATCTCGATCGCCGCCGAACCCGCAGGCGATACCGGCGAGAAATACGTTGTCCCCATCGCGGCGGACGATCTGTTGATCACGGAACGTGCGCTTCGAGCCGCACTTGCCGCGATCAGCTCTCAGCTATCAACTATTTCGAATGTCGGATCAATGATAATCAGAACATTGCCAAATCCGGCGTCGAAAAAAACGACAACTTATCTCGAAACGGTGCCGCCGTATTTCACGACCGAGGCAATGGAATTCATCGCCGCATCCGGTTTTCGGCATTTGCTCGTCGATCTGCCGTCGATCGACCGTATTTACGACGACGGCAAACTCGCGAATCACAGGATCTTCTGGAACATCGAGCCAGGAAGTTTTGACGCCAACGAAAAAACGCGCGTCGGAAATACGGTCACGGAGCTAATCTTCGTCCCGGACGATATCGCCGACGGCGTCTATCTTTTGAATCTGCAGATAGCGCCGTTTGCGGCGGATGCCGCACCGTCGCGACCGGTACTGTTTCGGAATTTGTGA